The nucleotide sequence ttcgaatttttcaacttttcgaaaTGTATATTTCGACaataggtgcatatgcacctaggagccaaaggcaattaccgcTCTAGATAcattttcttttattcattttgatgacaagtattttcggacggagggagtactaattaaacCTGTCCACGGTCGAATGCTTCCTTCAGTGGTGTGTACAGATTATTAGcttgaactgccaaaacgtcttacattagtGAACAGACGTGGTAGCAGAGTAAAGTTCTTCATGTTGGAAGTTAAATTTGTTCACATGCATGGCTTGGGTGCGACAGGAATGGGCCGAGGGGTCTCTGGAAGAGAAGGTGCAGCGGCTGCTCAAGACCTGGGAGATGGAGTTGGTCCACAAGGTGCGGCCCGAGGACCAGAAGAGCGTCAACCCCAAGAACTACTCCGCCATCACCAACGGTACAAAAATCAACACCTCAACACATAGTACAATCGATCGACCGGCCCAAAAAAATAACTGAAACGAAACAAAACTTTTCTTGTTGCTTGCAGGGCTGAAGCCGCTGACGCGGGAGGAGGTGACGGCCATGGGCGGCTACAACGCGTTCCTGGCGACCACGCTGCCGCCGGAGCACCGCATCTACGACCCGGACGCCGAGACGGTGGAGTCGGCCACGTCCACGTTCCTCACGGCGTTCCCCCGGGGCTTCGCCATCGAGGTGCTGGACGTGTACAGCGGCCCGCCCAGGATCGCCTTCAAGTTCCGGCACTGGGGCTACATGGAGGGCCCGTTCAAGGGCCACCCTCCGCACGGCCGCCGCGTCGAGTTCTTCGGCGTCTGTGTCTTCCACGTGAGTTCATTTGATTGGCAGTAATTAATTCATGGTGGTATGTCGATCGTTCGTTGCTCTTCGAATGTTTAAGT is from Triticum aestivum cultivar Chinese Spring chromosome 1B, IWGSC CS RefSeq v2.1, whole genome shotgun sequence and encodes:
- the LOC123149212 gene encoding pathogen-related protein; the encoded protein is MDSAEGGDKYRSFLHGDGEKNTVWRHGAPPNYDLVNKLFEEERTKEWAEGSLEEKVQRLLKTWEMELVHKVRPEDQKSVNPKNYSAITNGLKPLTREEVTAMGGYNAFLATTLPPEHRIYDPDAETVESATSTFLTAFPRGFAIEVLDVYSGPPRIAFKFRHWGYMEGPFKGHPPHGRRVEFFGVCVFHVDEDTKVEKAEFFYERGNFLASFLSAPASAAAATAASASGCPVMRGGD